One stretch of Amycolatopsis sp. NBC_00345 DNA includes these proteins:
- a CDS encoding ABC transporter ATP-binding protein, which yields MPSAIGAGRRRMLLWLVLVGVAQSTCVVAFAVLLRVLVDHVEHPARTVVRQVGIYAPIERWSTSWLLIALAVTSAVTVLLKALSPPMGERLAQSYVHAVRVRLFDHVSGSQNWAADRRAVGVTVLRFTGDSAALRNWAGEGVAALVVDGVFVVCTMGVLAVMLPAAGAAAAGWLVICLGVALLFGRALRSRVREARRQTGRLASFVNERVTYAAVMQSLGRIRRERRLLSRHSRRFSEAMVRQAGSVGRLVATAEAARIGIVVAVIGAAVEVGARADVITSLVSIAGFLGGPLVSLTQAQEAWQRSKIARLRITEVIGTPALLSPPEKAPKLADGPGRLELVDLRLPGVRSGADAVVEPGQRVALHGPPGAGKSLLLAVIARLHSADGGSVLLDGQDLATHDPASVGRAIRLVTPDLPLLRGTVRVNLGHGNVPQRDLDESTATRLDALAAFQHRLETALAESLPHGLATRVGEGGHGLSRAGRYQVSLARALRGAPRVLLLDWPASETALAEDLLDELFDSYPGVLVCVTGNADLPGRADLHWSVEAETLTVHKACHPIIRDVAPPLG from the coding sequence CATCGGGGCCGGCCGGCGACGGATGCTGCTCTGGCTGGTGCTGGTCGGGGTGGCGCAGTCGACATGCGTGGTCGCGTTCGCCGTCCTGCTGCGCGTACTGGTCGACCACGTCGAGCATCCGGCGCGGACCGTCGTGCGGCAGGTCGGCATCTACGCGCCGATCGAGCGGTGGTCCACGAGCTGGCTGCTCATCGCGCTCGCGGTGACCTCGGCAGTGACGGTGTTGCTCAAGGCGCTCAGCCCGCCGATGGGGGAGCGCCTCGCGCAAAGCTACGTGCATGCTGTTCGGGTCCGGCTGTTCGATCATGTTTCCGGCAGCCAGAACTGGGCGGCGGACCGGCGCGCGGTCGGCGTTACCGTGCTGCGGTTCACCGGTGACTCGGCAGCGCTGCGCAACTGGGCGGGCGAAGGCGTTGCCGCGCTGGTGGTCGACGGCGTTTTCGTGGTGTGCACGATGGGCGTGCTCGCGGTCATGCTCCCGGCGGCCGGCGCCGCCGCGGCCGGCTGGCTGGTGATCTGCCTCGGGGTCGCGCTGCTGTTCGGCAGGGCGTTGCGGAGCCGGGTCAGGGAGGCGCGTCGGCAGACCGGCCGGTTGGCCTCCTTCGTCAACGAGCGAGTCACCTACGCGGCGGTGATGCAGTCGCTCGGCCGGATTCGCCGGGAGCGTCGCCTATTGTCCCGGCACAGCAGGCGATTCAGCGAGGCGATGGTCCGCCAGGCCGGCTCGGTCGGCAGGCTCGTCGCGACGGCCGAGGCGGCCAGGATCGGGATCGTGGTCGCGGTGATCGGTGCCGCGGTCGAGGTCGGCGCGCGGGCGGACGTCATCACCTCGCTGGTATCCATCGCCGGGTTTCTCGGCGGCCCGCTGGTCTCGCTGACCCAGGCGCAGGAGGCCTGGCAGCGCTCGAAGATCGCCCGCCTCCGCATCACCGAGGTGATCGGCACCCCGGCCCTGCTCAGCCCGCCGGAGAAGGCACCGAAACTGGCCGACGGGCCTGGGCGACTGGAACTGGTCGATCTTCGGTTGCCGGGTGTGCGCTCCGGCGCGGACGCGGTTGTCGAACCGGGACAGCGGGTCGCGCTGCACGGTCCGCCCGGCGCCGGCAAGTCACTGCTGCTCGCGGTGATCGCCCGGCTGCACTCGGCCGACGGCGGCTCGGTGCTGCTGGACGGGCAGGATCTCGCCACCCACGATCCGGCATCGGTGGGAAGGGCGATCCGGCTGGTCACCCCGGACCTGCCGCTGCTACGCGGCACTGTGCGGGTCAACCTCGGCCACGGGAACGTGCCGCAGCGAGACCTCGACGAGTCGACTGCGACCCGGCTGGACGCGCTCGCGGCCTTCCAGCACCGGTTGGAGACCGCGCTCGCCGAGTCGCTACCGCACGGTCTCGCCACCCGCGTCGGCGAGGGTGGCCACGGCCTGTCCCGCGCGGGCCGGTACCAGGTCAGCCTGGCGCGGGCGTTGCGCGGCGCGCCTCGGGTGCTGCTGCTGGACTGGCCGGCCTCGGAGACCGCGCTCGCCGAGGACCTGCTCGACGAGCTGTTCGACAGCTACCCCGGCGTGCTGGTCTGCGTGACCGGCAACGCCGACCTGCCTGGCCGCGCCGATCTGCACTGGAGCGTCGAGGCGGAAACCCTGACCGTGCACAAAGCCTGCCACCCGATCATCCGGGATGTTGCACCTCCTCTTGGCTAA
- a CDS encoding VOC family protein, giving the protein MGSVKQFQVTFDCAEPERVARFWCEVLGYVVPPPPEGFASWAEFDRSLPPESQGSAFACVDPTGVGPRLFFQRVPEGKVVKNRVHLDVRVGTGLVGDERLATLEAECTRLIALGAVRERVLLADGINESCIVMQDIEGHEFCLD; this is encoded by the coding sequence ATGGGGTCAGTCAAGCAGTTCCAGGTCACCTTCGATTGCGCGGAACCTGAGCGGGTCGCTCGTTTCTGGTGCGAGGTGCTGGGGTACGTCGTACCGCCGCCGCCGGAGGGGTTCGCCTCTTGGGCCGAGTTCGATCGCTCGCTGCCGCCCGAGAGTCAGGGTTCGGCGTTTGCCTGCGTTGATCCCACGGGGGTGGGCCCGCGGCTGTTTTTCCAGCGCGTTCCCGAAGGCAAGGTCGTCAAGAACCGGGTGCACCTCGACGTGCGGGTCGGCACCGGGCTCGTGGGTGACGAGCGCCTCGCCACTCTTGAGGCCGAGTGCACCCGGCTGATCGCGCTCGGCGCGGTGCGCGAGCGGGTGCTGCTTGCCGATGGCATCAACGAGTCCTGCATCGTGATGCAGGACATCGAGGGCCACGAGTTCTGCCTCGACTGA
- a CDS encoding helix-turn-helix domain-containing protein — MSEDVDAVLAAVGPRLRGLRRRRGATLSALSETTGIPISTLSRLESGHRKPGLELLLPLARAYQVPIDELVGAPAELDPRVHPRPRTRNGMTVLPLTHNPGGLQAFKHIVPAGLTDGREPDPRSHEGYHWLYVLNGRLRVILGDKDFVLRDGEVAEFDTHLPHWFGNADERPVEFLSILGPQGERVHIKARYRPEDRHAARRIPRIG; from the coding sequence ATGAGCGAGGACGTCGACGCCGTGCTGGCCGCGGTCGGGCCCCGGTTGCGGGGGTTGCGCCGCCGCCGCGGCGCCACCCTGAGCGCCTTGTCGGAGACCACCGGAATTCCGATCAGCACCCTGTCGCGGCTGGAGTCCGGGCACCGCAAACCGGGCCTGGAACTCCTGCTGCCGTTGGCCAGGGCCTACCAGGTGCCGATCGACGAGCTGGTCGGCGCCCCGGCCGAGCTCGACCCCCGGGTGCATCCGCGGCCGCGGACCCGCAACGGCATGACCGTCCTCCCGTTGACGCACAATCCCGGCGGGCTGCAGGCGTTCAAGCACATCGTCCCCGCCGGTCTGACCGACGGCCGCGAGCCCGATCCGCGATCACACGAGGGTTACCACTGGCTGTACGTCCTCAATGGCCGCCTGCGCGTCATACTCGGCGACAAGGACTTCGTCCTCAGAGACGGCGAGGTCGCCGAATTCGACACGCACCTCCCGCACTGGTTCGGCAACGCCGACGAGCGCCCAGTGGAGTTCCTCAGCATCCTCGGCCCGCAGGGCGAACGCGTCCACATCAAGGCCCGATACCGCCCGGAGGACCGTCACGCAGCCCGGCGCATCCCCCGTATCGGGTGA
- a CDS encoding class I SAM-dependent methyltransferase, with protein MDTRRWDEMYRSRDRIFSGNPNGVLVAETVGLPPGQALDVGCGEGADALWLARHGWQVTAVDVSETALRRGAAATAAAATAAAAATDIAAAEIAAATDIKSRLAWARADLTVMPLPAASFDLVSIQYFPLRREPGHAVLRGLLNAVAPGGTLLFATHALADPAPRQGEDHRNDHGEGFDPADYYQPDTIAHLLDSTWNILTNETRPRVTPAPAGTHHTHDAVLRAQRLP; from the coding sequence ATGGACACCCGACGCTGGGACGAGATGTACCGCAGCCGCGACCGGATATTCAGCGGTAACCCCAACGGAGTCCTCGTCGCCGAGACCGTCGGCCTGCCACCGGGCCAGGCGCTCGACGTCGGCTGCGGTGAAGGCGCCGACGCACTCTGGCTGGCCCGCCACGGCTGGCAGGTCACCGCGGTCGACGTGTCCGAGACCGCCCTGCGCCGTGGCGCCGCCGCCACCGCAGCTGCCGCCACCGCTGCTGCCGCTGCCACGGACATCGCCGCCGCTGAGATCGCCGCTGCCACGGACATCAAGAGCCGGCTGGCGTGGGCACGAGCCGACCTCACCGTTATGCCGCTCCCAGCTGCCTCCTTCGACCTGGTGTCCATCCAGTACTTCCCGCTCCGGCGCGAGCCGGGCCACGCGGTGCTGCGCGGCCTGCTGAACGCCGTCGCCCCTGGCGGCACCCTGCTCTTCGCCACCCACGCCCTCGCGGATCCGGCTCCTCGTCAGGGGGAGGACCACCGCAACGACCACGGGGAGGGCTTCGACCCCGCCGACTACTACCAACCCGACACCATCGCCCATCTCCTCGACTCCACCTGGAACATCCTGACCAACGAAACCCGCCCCCGCGTCACCCCCGCTCCCGCCGGCACACACCACACCCACGACGCCGTCCTGCGAGCACAACGCCTGCCCTGA
- a CDS encoding single-stranded DNA-binding protein, which yields MAGDTVITVVGNLTSDPELRFTATGAAVASFTVASTPRALDRQTNEWKDGEALFLRCSLWRQAAENAAESLTRGTRVIVQGRLVQRSFETKEGEKRTVVELQVDEIGPSLRYATTTVNRVARSTSASPEGSDGTWSTTPATASAGAGDPPF from the coding sequence ATGGCCGGAGACACCGTCATCACCGTCGTCGGGAACCTCACGTCCGATCCGGAGCTGCGTTTCACCGCCACCGGCGCCGCGGTCGCGAGCTTCACCGTCGCGTCGACCCCGCGCGCCCTCGACCGCCAGACCAACGAATGGAAAGACGGCGAGGCGCTGTTCCTCCGCTGCAGCCTGTGGCGCCAGGCCGCGGAAAACGCGGCGGAGTCGCTGACGCGCGGCACCCGCGTGATCGTGCAGGGCCGCCTGGTGCAGCGCTCCTTCGAAACGAAAGAGGGCGAGAAGCGCACGGTCGTCGAACTCCAGGTGGACGAGATCGGCCCGTCGCTGCGCTACGCCACCACCACGGTGAACCGCGTCGCCCGCTCCACCTCGGCGTCTCCGGAAGGCTCCGACGGCACTTGGTCCACCACTCCGGCCACCGCGAGCGCCGGGGCTGGCGATCCGCCGTTCTGA